The DNA region ATTAATTCTTTGAGTTTGGGAAAACAAAAAACTGCTTATTCCAAATAATGCAAGAGACATAGCAGAAAGTTTTTCCTTTGCAAACTTATCAGCAACAAAACCTGAGAAAAAAGTAGACAAAGCTGTCAACACTCCAAAAATAACAAGTATAATCATATAGTCACTTAAAGAGGCAGAAAGGACATCTTGAAAAAAAAGTAGTATAAAGGAACTTACAGAAGAAATTCCATACCACACAAAAAACTGTAAAAGAAAGAGATTAAACCAAAATTTTCTCCTTAAGAATTTCATATCCATAGAGAAATTTTGTGAAATTCTTTTATTTTCTTTTTCAGGTATAAAGAAGAAAAGAAATGAGGATAAAAAAATGCTCCATTTTAGTAAAGTAAAAGTCAAATTAGAAGCATGAGATATGACTATAATAAAAATATAAATTCCTTGAAAAAATTGTGAAGCAAAATTTAAAACCCCTGTTGCCCTTGCAAAAAAATCCTTACTAAAAAGATCAGGAACAAGGGCTTGATACAAAGAAATAGCAGAATAAAAGAATATATAAGTCAAAGTCAAATAAAGATATAATTCTGAAAGATTTTTGGTCTTCTCTAAAAAGTATATAGATAAAGAAAGAAAAAACAGAGAGACAATTATTAGATACTTTCTTCCTTTTATTAACTTTTTTAGTTTATCTGATAGAAATCCAACTAAAGGTGGTACAAAAATACCCACTAAACTTCCTAAGGAAAGTAGAACCCCTATTTGAGATTTTGAATTAACAAACTTGTTTATAAAAAATATCAAAGAAAACCCACGAAAAGCCTGAAAAAAAGAGAGCCCAACTCCCCCAACACTCAAGAGCACTAAAATTTTTGTTAAAAAATTTACCCTATTACTCTTCACAATAGAGTAATTTTATCACCAATAGAGAAAATATTGAACCATCAATTAGCTTACATAGACCTCAGAAAGTATCCTTTGGGCTGCCTCAATTAGTTTGTCCGATGCATAAGTCTTAGCATGATCCATAATCTTGTTAATTAAGTTATCAACTTCCTCTTTGGGCAAAGTCTTAGAGGCAAAATCTATGATTAACTTAAGGGCTTCTTTCAAGAATGCTCTCAATTCTTCTTCTTGAGAATTGGCAATATTTCTGTAAAAATATGGGAAATTCTGTTTTGATTCTGATGGGAGATAAGAGAATAAATGCTTGACATCAGATAAGCTCTCGGAGATAAATCTGTCCCACTCCTTCACAAACTCTTCTCTCTTGCCTATTTTTTCAAATTTTGCTAGCATCTCCTGCCAAGCCATAAAGAAATAGTTCAGAAGATCAAGTTTTATGTTATACCCCAAGGGCAATACTAACTTCTTGTCAAGGACCGACTTTATCAACTGAAGTCTCCTAAGATCTCCAAAGGGTAAAATATTCTCTACATCTTTAAAGGTCCTTTTTCCATCAAGAGACCACAATACAATATTTTCTTCAATTACTTCACTATATTTTATAGGGACGTAGATTTTAGACATGAAAGGATCCAATTCCTGAGATAAGAATAAAATCTTTCCAGTATCAATCACATTATTGATCTCAAGTTTTCTATAATTTTCTATGAAAAAAAATACATTTTTTATTACGTTAAAATATTCATTAGAAGGAGCATCTTTAATTAAAGGATAGACATTATACCATTCTACTTTTCTATCCTTCGTAAGTATCTCAAAAGCAAGTTTATAAGTAGTCAATTTATTCAATTGATCGGACCATTTCTTCCTAAAATCTCTTTCATTTTCTCTTTCAAGGGTAAATATGAAGTATCTCCAAAAAGTATAGGTCCAGAATAAATTAATATTATCATCAATTCTTAAAAGATTCTTATTTCTTCTTAATTTCTCAATTATTCTAAGGGTTCTATATTCACCATAAGGGGAATTTAAAATTATATCTTTTGTTGTTCTAATCCCATCAAAAAGATTTCCTACTTGTCTTTCCTCGTCAGATAAATTAGCAACATTAACAAAGAGAAACACTAAATCCCCAAGATATTCTATTAAATCAATATCCTTTGATACATCTACCAAAATATGGAGAGGATCAAGATTTAAATTAGCTTTAGGAGCCTTTTCATCAGGATAAAAAGCAAAATTTCCTTCTTTCCAAAGAGCAAGATGCAAAATAGCATCTTCATCCTCACAGGTGTCTGCCTTTATATGCTTTATTTTTCCGTCCTCAAAGTAAACATCAGTCTTTTTTTTATCCTTTGTAAGTTGTAGTCTACCAGTTTTCCTACTAAAAGATAGTATCTCTAAAACCTCCCACAAGGAGACACTTTTCAGATCCCCATTAAGGCTCATTAGTTATTCTCCTTTCTTAATAATATTTTTATAAAGAAGGGGAAGAACTCCATCTTGGAGCCTTCCCCTTGCTTAAATTATATCACAATTTATACATTAATTTAAATAGTCTTTAAAATAGCTTGCAAACAAATTAAAAAGTTCTGGAGTAATTCTAAAACTCTGTTTCCCTTCCACAATTACCAGATCGTCAATATATAAATCAAGGGTAGAATTACTAGGTACTTCTACATATAAAGCTAAATCAAGGATATTTACTCCTGCAGGTATTTGATATGTTCCAGAAAGCTCTATCCATTTACCACCTGGGGTCTCTTGATTGTGGCTTATCCAATCATATTGAGTACTACTATCACTATCATACCTTCTTCTCATAGTGATACCAATATGCTGAGGTAATTCAGAATTGTGCTTAACCCATAAAGATATACTGTAAGTCTTTCCTGGTTTTAAAAGATCCTTTAGTTGAATTTGAGCTCCATTCCAACCTACTTTTCTTCCCGTAATATATAAGCTATATTTTCCTGTATGCGTATCTTTATCAACCACAGCTATGGATACACCTTCTCCATTAGGAGTCCATCCCTCTTCTTTTCCAGATTCAAAAGTAGTAATAAGAACAGCATTAGGTATATTTGGAACTTCCTTAGTTACTTCTTTCACAGCTTCTTGAGAAACAGCAATAGGCATCCCTGTCTCCTTAGGGGCACAACCGGAAACTACAAAGATCAAAAATAACACCAAAAGCAAATAGGATAGCTTCTTATACAATTTAAACACCTCCTTTTGGTTTTAAGAG from Dictyoglomus turgidum DSM 6724 includes:
- a CDS encoding MFS transporter, whose translation is MKSNRVNFLTKILVLLSVGGVGLSFFQAFRGFSLIFFINKFVNSKSQIGVLLSLGSLVGIFVPPLVGFLSDKLKKLIKGRKYLIIVSLFFLSLSIYFLEKTKNLSELYLYLTLTYIFFYSAISLYQALVPDLFSKDFFARATGVLNFASQFFQGIYIFIIVISHASNLTFTLLKWSIFLSSFLFFFIPEKENKRISQNFSMDMKFLRRKFWFNLFLLQFFVWYGISSVSSFILLFFQDVLSASLSDYMIILVIFGVLTALSTFFSGFVADKFAKEKLSAMSLALFGISSFLFSQTQRINMAFISSVFYGISLGFLTVIPYSLILSYIPKDKEGSIVGINALVVSVSQVIAYLTSGVMIDILGYRANFLQGLIATILGLLVLRNVTNNKKSS
- a CDS encoding DUF4388 domain-containing protein, with translation MSLNGDLKSVSLWEVLEILSFSRKTGRLQLTKDKKKTDVYFEDGKIKHIKADTCEDEDAILHLALWKEGNFAFYPDEKAPKANLNLDPLHILVDVSKDIDLIEYLGDLVFLFVNVANLSDEERQVGNLFDGIRTTKDIILNSPYGEYRTLRIIEKLRRNKNLLRIDDNINLFWTYTFWRYFIFTLERENERDFRKKWSDQLNKLTTYKLAFEILTKDRKVEWYNVYPLIKDAPSNEYFNVIKNVFFFIENYRKLEINNVIDTGKILFLSQELDPFMSKIYVPIKYSEVIEENIVLWSLDGKRTFKDVENILPFGDLRRLQLIKSVLDKKLVLPLGYNIKLDLLNYFFMAWQEMLAKFEKIGKREEFVKEWDRFISESLSDVKHLFSYLPSESKQNFPYFYRNIANSQEEELRAFLKEALKLIIDFASKTLPKEEVDNLINKIMDHAKTYASDKLIEAAQRILSEVYVS
- a CDS encoding carbohydrate binding domain-containing protein; translated protein: MYKKLSYLLLVLFLIFVVSGCAPKETGMPIAVSQEAVKEVTKEVPNIPNAVLITTFESGKEEGWTPNGEGVSIAVVDKDTHTGKYSLYITGRKVGWNGAQIQLKDLLKPGKTYSISLWVKHNSELPQHIGITMRRRYDSDSSTQYDWISHNQETPGGKWIELSGTYQIPAGVNILDLALYVEVPSNSTLDLYIDDLVIVEGKQSFRITPELFNLFASYFKDYLN